From a region of the Procambarus clarkii isolate CNS0578487 chromosome 2, FALCON_Pclarkii_2.0, whole genome shotgun sequence genome:
- the LOC123762281 gene encoding repetitive organellar protein: MNASSVSAALEDSVIMASGAPLRIVNNTDFLTVNSTSEYNSYEILPTDRSCDCERDTERTFFAAFIATLLLSLALFLILVITGIVLKTRNCLIKSLSKNSPDSGINLGKYPSNEVTVPLLGYLKDCGPCVALERMIGLVSLSLRAKTLLHKNLIAEINRQFELKLTEMKQDTRDQETQLGSSKKAELKRLEMIFSGKMKKSNSGNWDKVKQILEQIRTEKEKLINVKYQEKVYNLQHHDDVQKLHFKISTERQNREFGIELNKLARETLEQWRKIVNNNEGMNPAALPSILFLLLEGLLQDELNHVNTKHGNQLQNKGNKYLRDLEKLQENFTKKCVDLETCYKENCNSIIRDQDRDLASSPWNEGKLMEQVKELYDFRTQILDVKLSLDMKKTQDKYSEVTLKLRHLDSAIQLQNEHLEDLEKVITLIIKSQKIYVQVLIHLHKGTELKIDGQRQDTEMPWQEEAETVDS; the protein is encoded by the coding sequence ATGAACGCTTCTTCTGTAAGTGCAGCACTAGAGGACAGTGTTATCATGGCTTCAGGAGCTCCACTTAGGATAGTTAACAATACAGATTTCCTGACAGTGAATTCAACATCCGAATACAACTCCTATGAAATATTACCAACAGATCGCTCCTGTGACTGTGAACGTGACACTGAAAGAACATTCTTTGCCGCCTTCATTGCTACGCTTCTCCTCTCTCTAGCTCTGTTTCTAATTCTTGTAATCACTGGAATTGTCCTCAAaacaaggaattgtcttattaagTCTTTGAGTAAGAATTCTCCTGACAGTGGCATCAATTTAGGAAAATACCCTTCAAACGAGGTCACAGTACCTCTGCTCGGCTATTTAAAGGACTGCGGCCCATGTGTTGCACTAGAAAGAATGATTGGTCTAGTTTCATTGTCACTTCGTGCCAAAACGTTACTGCACAAAAACTTAATTGCAGAAATAAATAGACAATTTGAATTGAAACTTACTGAGATGAAACAGGATACTCGAGACCAAGAAACTCAGCTAGGATCATCTAAAAAAGCGGAGCTCAAACGCTTAGAAATGATTTTCAGTGGAAAAATGAAAAAATCAAACAGTGGCAACTGGGATAAGGTTAAGCAGATTCTAGAACAAATAAGAACTGAAAAAGAAAAACTGATTAACGTGAAGTACCAGGAAAAAGTTTACAACCTGCAACACCACGACGATGTGCAGAAGCTTCACTTTAAAATTAGCACCGAGAGACAAAACAGAGAGTTTGGGATTGAATTAAACAAGCTAGCGAGAGAGACTCTAGAGCAATGGCGTAAAATTGTCAATAATAATGAAGGTATGAATCCAGCTGCTCTTCCTTCGATACTGTTTCTTCTACTTGAAGGCTTACTACAGGATGAACTGAATCATGTTAATACTAAACACGGAAATCAACTTCAAAATAAAGGTAATAAATACCTCAGAGACCTCgaaaaattgcaagaaaactttacCAAAAAATGCGTTGACTTAGAAACTTGCTACAAAGAAAACTGCAATAGTATCATTAGAGACCAAGACAGAGACCTAGCTTCCTCACCCTGGAATGAAGGAAAACTAATGGAACAAGTGAAGGAATTGTATGACTTCAGAACGCAAATACTTGATGTCAAATTAAGTTTAGATATGAAGAAGACCCAAGACAAGTATTCTGAGGTCACACTGAAGCTTCGTCACCTTGACAGTGCTATACAACTTCAGAACGAGCATCTTGAAGATCTGGAGAAAGTCataacattaattataaaatctcAAAAGATCTACGTTCAAGTTTTGATCCATCTACATAAAGGAACGGAACTTAAGATCGATGGGCAACGACAAGACACCGAGATGCCATGGCAGGAAGAGGCTGAAACAGTGGATTCATAG